The following proteins are co-located in the Eleginops maclovinus isolate JMC-PN-2008 ecotype Puerto Natales chromosome 23, JC_Emac_rtc_rv5, whole genome shotgun sequence genome:
- the LOC134860283 gene encoding septin-8-A-like isoform X2 yields the protein MCRGAVLMKTDNSCTLVTMAANEHEEKRNLELGGHVGFDSLPDQLVSKSVAQGFCFNILCVGETGIGKSTLMNTLFNTTFENEEASHYQSEVQLRPQTYDLQESNVNLKLTVVHTVGFGDQINKGQSYKPILDYIDAQFERYLEEELKIKRALFNCHDTRIHICLYFIAPTGHSLKSLDLVTMKKLDSKVNIIPVIAKADTVSKSELDKLKIKIMSELVSNGVQIYQFPTEDEAVAEINTSMNTHLPFAVVGSVEDVQVGNKMVKARLYPWGSVQVENENHCDFVKLREMLLRVNMEDLREQTHARHYELYRRCKLEEMGFKDTGPDSQSFSLQETYEAKRKEFLVDLQRKEEEMRQMFVNKVKETEAELKDKEKELHERFEQLKRMHQEEKKNLEEKRRELEEEMNAFNRRKVAAETLMGQALQGCSQPFKKDKDKKNFFSLPSACSLTSGRNLN from the exons ATGTGCAGAGGCGCAGTTCTGATGAAGACAGATAATTCCTGCACACTTGTGACGATGGCGGCCAATGAG CATGAAGAAAAGCGAAACCTGGAGCTTGGAGGTCATGTGGGGTTTGACAGTCTTCCAGATCAGTTGGTCAGTAAATCAGTTGCTCAGGGATTCTGCTTCAACATCCTCTGCGTAG GTGAGACAGGGATAGGCAAGTCGACATTAATGAACACTCTTTTcaacacaacatttgaaaatgaggaAGCCAGCCATTATCAGAGTGAAGTTCAGCTACGCCCACAAACTTATGATCTGCAGGAGAGCAACGTGAACCTCAAGCTGACCGTTGTGCACACTGTAGGGTTTGGAGACCAGATCAACAAAGGGCAAAG CTATAAACCCATTCTTGACTATATTGATGCCCAGTTTGAGAGGTATCTTGAGGAGGAGCTAAAAATAAAACGCGCCTTGTTTAACTGCCATGACACAAGAATCCACATCTGCCTGTATTTCATCGCTCCCACCGGACACTCCCTGAAGTCCCTTGATCTCGTCACTATGAAGAAACTGGACAGCAAGGTGAAC ATTATCCCAGTTATTGCAAAGGCAGACACGGTTTCCAAGAGCGAACTGGACAAACTGAAGATCAAGATAATGAGTGAGCTGGTCAGTAATGGAGTGCAAATTTATCAGTTCCCTACGGAGGATGAAGCTGTTGCAGAGATCAACACCTCCATGAAT ACTCATCTTCCCTTTGCTGTGGTGGGAAGTGTAGAGGACGTTCAAGTGGGAAATAAGATGGTGAAAGCCAGGCTGTATCCCTGGGGATCGGTACAGG TGGAGAATGAAAACCATTGTGATTTTGTGAAGCTGAGGGAGATGCTGCTGCGTGTGAACATGGAGGATCTCCGGGAGCAAACACACGCTCGACACTATGAGCTCTACCGTCGCTGCAAGCTAGAAGAGATGGGCTTCAAGGACACAGGCCCGGACAGCCAGTCGTTCAG CCTTCAGGAAACATATGAAGCAAAGAGAAAGGAGTTCCTCGTAGATCTGCAGCgcaaagaggaggaaatgagacAGATGTTTGTCAACAAAGTAaaagagacagaagcagagctGAAAGACAAGGAAAAAGAG CTTCATGAGAGATTCGAGCAGCTAAAGCGGATGCACcaggaagaaaagaagaatcTGGAGGAGAAAAGACGAGAACTTGAAGAGGAGATGAACGCCTTCAACAGAAGAAAGGTGGCTGCTGAGACACTGATGGGACAGGCTCTTCAAGGCTGCTCACAACCATTCAAGAAGGATAAGGACAAGAAGAA CTTCTTTAGTCTTCCATCTGCGTGCTCCTTAACCTCAGGAAGGAATTTGAATTAG
- the sowahab gene encoding ankyrin repeat domain-containing protein SOWAHA: MALTQESLLSFLLEHGGKVKNSELVNNFRTQINCSDPAEKQHNRDLFKKLVNSVAVVKQIDEVKFVVVKKRYQDFIKEGAQDASPQKKTQMDDEQNTLFSLSPPHRAEAGRVIYSDIENNNTCYPSNKNGNYYSDAKCKSVGSMQEKRPLLRSISGEATTVKVLNISGDQASKARKSGAVFAVIAVKSPPRDSAPAAHDGLHYSVHPHTTSDKPITFLTKVSSPSIPTLNFPACKKGGQSESQCWKNRQTEDMQPPRFPLGRTQSKKDDAKYSESVPLEPLAHEWLVKCAAGLWGHIHGLLLQDTRLAQKKDFMSGFTALHWAAKDGNSEMIQKLLDISRKRGTFVNINSKAHGGYTPLHIAAMHGHTEVMVQLVQGHGASVNERDNDGKKAFHYLGKNVSSEVTALMGGLQQSKCREKTDDEEYREHQKGFNTISKLFQPHIGRKQKNKYAHEW; the protein is encoded by the coding sequence ATGGCTTTGACACAAGAatctcttttgtcttttctgctggAGCACGGAGGCAAAGTGAAAAACTCGGAGCTGGTGAACAACTTCAGGACTCAGATCAACTGCAGCGATCCCGCGGAAAAGCAGCACAATAGGGACCTTTTCAAGAAGTTGGTGAACAGCGTCGCAGTGGTGAAACAGATCGACGAGGTGAAGTTTGTGGTCGTGAAGAAACGCTATCAGGACTTTATCAAAGAGGGAGCGCAGGATGCATCCCCGCAAAAAAAAACGCAGATGGACGACGAGCAAAATACCCTCTTTTCGTTATCACCTCCTCATCGAGCTGAGGCAGGCAGGGTGATTTATTCTgacattgaaaacaataatacGTGTTACCCCTCGAACAAAAATGGAAACTATTATAGTGATGCCAAATGTAAGTCGGTGGGGAGTATGCAGGAAAAGAGGCCGTTATTAAGAAGCATTAGTGGGGAGGCAACCACGGTTAAAGTCCTGAATATCTCCGGAGATCAGGCGAGCAAAGCGAGGAAATCTGGTGCTGTTTTTGCTGTCATAGCGGTAAAATCCCCCCCGAGAGACTCTGCACCAGCAGCACATGATGGATTACATTACTCAGTGCATCCACATACAACCTCAGACAAACCAATCACGTTTCTAACCAAAGTTTCTTCGCCATCAATACCAACTCTTAACTTTCCAGCTTGCAAAAAGGGAGGACAAAGTGAGTCCCAGTGTtggaaaaacagacagactGAGGACATGCAACCCCCAAGATTTCCCCTGGGGAGGACCCAAAGCAAGAAAGATGATGCAAAGTACTCTGAGTCGGTGCCTTTAGAGCCATTAGCTCATGAGTGGTTGGTTAAGTGTGCTGCTGGACTGTGGGGACACATCCAtggtctgctgctgcaggacacaAGGTTGGCACAGAAGAAGGACTTCATGTCAGGATTCACAGCACTGCACTGGGCTGCCAAGGACGGCAACAGTGAGATGATACAGAAGCTGCTGGACATCTCAAGGAAAAGAGGAACCTTTGTAAACATCAACAGTAAAGCACACGGAGGATACACACCTTTGCACATTGCAGCCATGCATGGACACACTGAAGTAATGGTTCAGCTTGTGCAAGGTCATGGAGCCAGTGTTAATGAAAGAGATAATGATGGCAAGAAGGCCTTTCACTACCTGGGCAAAAATGTGTCATCTGAAGTCACAGCACTTATGGGAGGACTGCAGCAGAGCAAGTGCAGAGAAAAGACAGACGATGAAGAATACAGAGAGCACCAGAAAGGCTTCAACACGATAAGTAAACTGTTCCAGCCGCACATAGGGAGGaagcaaaaaaacaagtatGCTCATGAATGGTGA
- the ccng1 gene encoding cyclin-G1 has product MIDTVTGPGAQPFAVQLKALMDLEGRYQPKLSGLRLIESSQDNGLRMTARLRELEVKDLLSLTRFFGFSSETFSLAISLLDRFLSVMKIQPKHLSCVGLCCFYIAIKSTEEEKNVPLANELIRISQRTFRVSDMMRMEKIIMEKLYWKVKAPTALRFLRLFHNNIQEQLDAESKKILSLDRLEAQLKACHCSFVFSKMKPSLLAMALLCYESQEQHDPEHIDKISEALKSLQQQLNIKDGDLVCVRELVGKCLAEYATTRCSRPNGQRLRWAISGRTARQLKPSYYKITHLPTIPESAC; this is encoded by the exons ATGATCGACACAGTGACAGGACCCGGGGCACAGCCCTTTGCAGTTCAGCTGAAGGCCCTGATGGACCTGGAGGGCCGATACCAACCAAAGCTGAGCGGCTTGCGGCTTATCGAGAGTTCCCAGGACAACGGCCTCAGGATGACCGCCCGACTGAGGGAGCTGGAGGTCAAGGACTTGCTTTCTCTGACCAGGTTCTTTGGTTTCAGCTCAGAGACCTTCTCACTAGCCATCAGCTTGTTGGATCGATTTTTATCTGTAATGAAG ATTCAACCAAAGCACCTGTCCTGTGTGGGCCTGTGTTGCTTCTACATCGCCATAAAGTCcacagaagaggagaagaacGTGCCTCTGGCCAATGAACTGATCCGTATCAGTCAGAGAACCTTTAGAGTCTCTGACATGATGAGGATGGAGAAGATCATCATGGAGAAGCTCTACTGGAAGGTGAAGGCCCCCACAGCCCTCCGATTTCTGCGCCTCTTTCACAACAACATCCAGGAGCAGCTCGACGCTGAGAG tAAGAAGATACTGAGCCTTGATAGACTGGAGGCTCAGCTGAAAGCCTGCCACTGCTCATTTGTCTTCTCCAAAATGAAG CCATCTTTGCTCGCTATGGCTCTCCTGTGTTATGAGTCCCAGGAGCAACACGACCCTGAGCACATTGACAAAATATCTGAGGCCCTGAAaagtctgcagcagcagctgaat ATCAAGGACGGGGACTTGGTTTGCGTGCGAGAGCTGGTTGGAAAATGCCTGGCTGAATATGCCACCACCAGGTGCTCCAGGCCTAACGGCCAGAGGCTTCGCTGGGCTATTTCGGGAAGAACTGCACGTCAGCTGAAGCCCAGCTACTACAAGATCACCCACCTTCCCACCATTCCTGAGTCAGCTTGTTAA
- the LOC134860283 gene encoding septin-8-A-like isoform X4, with translation MNTLFNTTFENEEASHYQSEVQLRPQTYDLQESNVNLKLTVVHTVGFGDQINKGQSYKPILDYIDAQFERYLEEELKIKRALFNCHDTRIHICLYFIAPTGHSLKSLDLVTMKKLDSKVNIIPVIAKADTVSKSELDKLKIKIMSELVSNGVQIYQFPTEDEAVAEINTSMNTHLPFAVVGSVEDVQVGNKMVKARLYPWGSVQVENENHCDFVKLREMLLRVNMEDLREQTHARHYELYRRCKLEEMGFKDTGPDSQSFSLQETYEAKRKEFLVDLQRKEEEMRQMFVNKVKETEAELKDKEKELHERFEQLKRMHQEEKKNLEEKRRELEEEMNAFNRRKVAAETLMGQALQGCSQPFKKDKDKKNFFSLPSACSLTSGRNLN, from the exons ATGAACACTCTTTTcaacacaacatttgaaaatgaggaAGCCAGCCATTATCAGAGTGAAGTTCAGCTACGCCCACAAACTTATGATCTGCAGGAGAGCAACGTGAACCTCAAGCTGACCGTTGTGCACACTGTAGGGTTTGGAGACCAGATCAACAAAGGGCAAAG CTATAAACCCATTCTTGACTATATTGATGCCCAGTTTGAGAGGTATCTTGAGGAGGAGCTAAAAATAAAACGCGCCTTGTTTAACTGCCATGACACAAGAATCCACATCTGCCTGTATTTCATCGCTCCCACCGGACACTCCCTGAAGTCCCTTGATCTCGTCACTATGAAGAAACTGGACAGCAAGGTGAAC ATTATCCCAGTTATTGCAAAGGCAGACACGGTTTCCAAGAGCGAACTGGACAAACTGAAGATCAAGATAATGAGTGAGCTGGTCAGTAATGGAGTGCAAATTTATCAGTTCCCTACGGAGGATGAAGCTGTTGCAGAGATCAACACCTCCATGAAT ACTCATCTTCCCTTTGCTGTGGTGGGAAGTGTAGAGGACGTTCAAGTGGGAAATAAGATGGTGAAAGCCAGGCTGTATCCCTGGGGATCGGTACAGG TGGAGAATGAAAACCATTGTGATTTTGTGAAGCTGAGGGAGATGCTGCTGCGTGTGAACATGGAGGATCTCCGGGAGCAAACACACGCTCGACACTATGAGCTCTACCGTCGCTGCAAGCTAGAAGAGATGGGCTTCAAGGACACAGGCCCGGACAGCCAGTCGTTCAG CCTTCAGGAAACATATGAAGCAAAGAGAAAGGAGTTCCTCGTAGATCTGCAGCgcaaagaggaggaaatgagacAGATGTTTGTCAACAAAGTAaaagagacagaagcagagctGAAAGACAAGGAAAAAGAG CTTCATGAGAGATTCGAGCAGCTAAAGCGGATGCACcaggaagaaaagaagaatcTGGAGGAGAAAAGACGAGAACTTGAAGAGGAGATGAACGCCTTCAACAGAAGAAAGGTGGCTGCTGAGACACTGATGGGACAGGCTCTTCAAGGCTGCTCACAACCATTCAAGAAGGATAAGGACAAGAAGAA CTTCTTTAGTCTTCCATCTGCGTGCTCCTTAACCTCAGGAAGGAATTTGAATTAG
- the gdf9 gene encoding growth/differentiation factor 9: MEKQMLISAVLRYFCMVFLLVLVTCSGPLVGSSSNALHKPGDFTYPYSSIFSPLLKALSEHGGSRWNQELKKKIKPEHRYIKYLTEVYKKSSRVQRSLDGNKTYNTLRLIKPQEECLAQSYKESFMQDLSYSLDQVRRKEQLLKSTLLYSFDHDLAAPVKYVCYLSLEKREHLNQCPLCPRVHHAGNFTVRTDGGSNRNWVEVDVTSFLRPLLKFHKKNIHLHINVTCPGEQKASNDGRKYSLDFTLKSPLLLLYLNDTSKVVNQRFLDNSIVGQRPETVANPFHKQMTFKTEQRIGRKRRWKRESPKSKQADKILEIQLPELLPSSEFQTSDCDLYDFRVRFSQLKLEHWIVFPPKYNPRYCSGVCPRSVGFFYGSPVHTMVQTIIYENLDSSVPRPSCIPSHYSPLSVMIFEKDGSYVYKELEDMIATRCTCR, encoded by the exons atggaaaaacaaatgctgaTTTCAGCTGTCCTTCGTTATTTTTGCATGGTTTTCTTACTGGTGCTGGTCACCTGCAGCGGGCCACTGGTCGGATCTTCCTCCAATGCTCTGCACAAACCGGGTGACTTCACCTACCCGTACAGCAGCATCTTCTCCCCGCTGCTCAAAGCCCTGTCAGAGCACGGAGGGTCGAGGTGGAACCAGGAGCTTAAGAAAAAGATCAAACCCGAGCACAGGTACATAAAATATCTGACGGAGGTTTACAAGAAGTCCTCCAGAGTGCAGAGAAGTTTGGATGGGAATAAAACCTACAACACACTCCGACTGATCAAGCCACAAGAAGAATGTCTGGCACAAAGTTATAAAG AGAGTTTTATGCAGGATCTTTCCTACAGCCTTGACCAAGTTAGAAGAAAAGAGCAGCTCCTGAAGTCCACCCTGCTGTACAGTTTTGACCATGACCTAGCAGCACCCGTCAAATATGTATGCTACCTGAGTCTCGAGAAGCGCGAGCACCTAAACCAGTGTCCTCTTTGTCCGAGGGTCCACCACGCTGGGAACTTCACAGTCAGAACAGATGGGGGGAGCAATAGGAATTGGGTGGAGGTCGATGTCACCTCGTTTCTCCGGCCTCTCTTAAAGTTTCACAAGAAGAATATACACCTGCACATTAATGTCACCTGCCCAGGGGAACAAAAAGCCAGTAATGATGGGCGCAAATACTCCCTAGATTTCACCCTGAAGTCCCCTCTTCTGCTCCTTTATCTCAATGACACCAGCAAAGTCGTCAACCAAAGGTTTTTGGACAATTCCATCGTGGGTCAAAGGCCAGAAACTGTAGCAAACCCTTTTCACAAGCAGATGACTTTCAAAACAGAGCAGAGGATTGGGCGAAAGAGAAGATGGAAGAGGGAATCTCCAAAGAGCAAACAAGCCGATAAAATTCTGGAAATCCAGCTGCCTGAGCTTCTCCCCAGCTCTGAATTCCAGACAAGCGACTGTGACCTGTATGATTTCAGGGTGCGATTCAGCCAGCTTAAACTGGAACATTGGATTGTTTTTCCACCAAAGTACAACCCCAGGTACTGCAGCGGTGTCTGCCCGAGGTCCGTGGGATTCTTCTACGGCTCGCCTGTCCACACCATGGTGCAAACCATCATCTATGAGAACCTTGACTCCTCTGTGCCACGGCCCTCGTGCATCCCCTCCCATTACAGCCCCTTGAGTGTCATGATCTTTGAAAAGGATGGCTCCTATGTTTACAAGGAGTTGGAAGATATGATTGCCACCAGATGCACGTGTCGCTAA
- the LOC134860283 gene encoding septin-8-A-like isoform X1 has protein sequence MCRGAVLMKTDNSCTLVTMAANEVDVFAHEEKRNLELGGHVGFDSLPDQLVSKSVAQGFCFNILCVGETGIGKSTLMNTLFNTTFENEEASHYQSEVQLRPQTYDLQESNVNLKLTVVHTVGFGDQINKGQSYKPILDYIDAQFERYLEEELKIKRALFNCHDTRIHICLYFIAPTGHSLKSLDLVTMKKLDSKVNIIPVIAKADTVSKSELDKLKIKIMSELVSNGVQIYQFPTEDEAVAEINTSMNTHLPFAVVGSVEDVQVGNKMVKARLYPWGSVQVENENHCDFVKLREMLLRVNMEDLREQTHARHYELYRRCKLEEMGFKDTGPDSQSFSLQETYEAKRKEFLVDLQRKEEEMRQMFVNKVKETEAELKDKEKELHERFEQLKRMHQEEKKNLEEKRRELEEEMNAFNRRKVAAETLMGQALQGCSQPFKKDKDKKNFFSLPSACSLTSGRNLN, from the exons ATGTGCAGAGGCGCAGTTCTGATGAAGACAGATAATTCCTGCACACTTGTGACGATGGCGGCCAATGAGGTAGATGTTTTCGCA CATGAAGAAAAGCGAAACCTGGAGCTTGGAGGTCATGTGGGGTTTGACAGTCTTCCAGATCAGTTGGTCAGTAAATCAGTTGCTCAGGGATTCTGCTTCAACATCCTCTGCGTAG GTGAGACAGGGATAGGCAAGTCGACATTAATGAACACTCTTTTcaacacaacatttgaaaatgaggaAGCCAGCCATTATCAGAGTGAAGTTCAGCTACGCCCACAAACTTATGATCTGCAGGAGAGCAACGTGAACCTCAAGCTGACCGTTGTGCACACTGTAGGGTTTGGAGACCAGATCAACAAAGGGCAAAG CTATAAACCCATTCTTGACTATATTGATGCCCAGTTTGAGAGGTATCTTGAGGAGGAGCTAAAAATAAAACGCGCCTTGTTTAACTGCCATGACACAAGAATCCACATCTGCCTGTATTTCATCGCTCCCACCGGACACTCCCTGAAGTCCCTTGATCTCGTCACTATGAAGAAACTGGACAGCAAGGTGAAC ATTATCCCAGTTATTGCAAAGGCAGACACGGTTTCCAAGAGCGAACTGGACAAACTGAAGATCAAGATAATGAGTGAGCTGGTCAGTAATGGAGTGCAAATTTATCAGTTCCCTACGGAGGATGAAGCTGTTGCAGAGATCAACACCTCCATGAAT ACTCATCTTCCCTTTGCTGTGGTGGGAAGTGTAGAGGACGTTCAAGTGGGAAATAAGATGGTGAAAGCCAGGCTGTATCCCTGGGGATCGGTACAGG TGGAGAATGAAAACCATTGTGATTTTGTGAAGCTGAGGGAGATGCTGCTGCGTGTGAACATGGAGGATCTCCGGGAGCAAACACACGCTCGACACTATGAGCTCTACCGTCGCTGCAAGCTAGAAGAGATGGGCTTCAAGGACACAGGCCCGGACAGCCAGTCGTTCAG CCTTCAGGAAACATATGAAGCAAAGAGAAAGGAGTTCCTCGTAGATCTGCAGCgcaaagaggaggaaatgagacAGATGTTTGTCAACAAAGTAaaagagacagaagcagagctGAAAGACAAGGAAAAAGAG CTTCATGAGAGATTCGAGCAGCTAAAGCGGATGCACcaggaagaaaagaagaatcTGGAGGAGAAAAGACGAGAACTTGAAGAGGAGATGAACGCCTTCAACAGAAGAAAGGTGGCTGCTGAGACACTGATGGGACAGGCTCTTCAAGGCTGCTCACAACCATTCAAGAAGGATAAGGACAAGAAGAA CTTCTTTAGTCTTCCATCTGCGTGCTCCTTAACCTCAGGAAGGAATTTGAATTAG
- the LOC134860283 gene encoding septin-8-A-like isoform X3, with amino-acid sequence MCRGAVLMKTDNSCTLVTMAANEVDVFAHEEKRNLELGGHVGFDSLPDQLVSKSVAQGFCFNILCVGETGIGKSTLMNTLFNTTFENEEASHYQSEVQLRPQTYDLQESNVNLKLTVVHTVGFGDQINKGQSYKPILDYIDAQFERYLEEELKIKRALFNCHDTRIHICLYFIAPTGHSLKSLDLVTMKKLDSKVNIIPVIAKADTVSKSELDKLKIKIMSELVSNGVQIYQFPTEDEAVAEINTSMNTHLPFAVVGSVEDVQVGNKMVKARLYPWGSVQVENENHCDFVKLREMLLRVNMEDLREQTHARHYELYRRCKLEEMGFKDTGPDSQSFSLQETYEAKRKEFLVDLQRKEEEMRQMFVNKVKETEAELKDKEKELHERFEQLKRMHQEEKKNLEEKRRELEEEMNAFNRRKVAAETLMGQALQGCSQPFKKDKDKKN; translated from the exons ATGTGCAGAGGCGCAGTTCTGATGAAGACAGATAATTCCTGCACACTTGTGACGATGGCGGCCAATGAGGTAGATGTTTTCGCA CATGAAGAAAAGCGAAACCTGGAGCTTGGAGGTCATGTGGGGTTTGACAGTCTTCCAGATCAGTTGGTCAGTAAATCAGTTGCTCAGGGATTCTGCTTCAACATCCTCTGCGTAG GTGAGACAGGGATAGGCAAGTCGACATTAATGAACACTCTTTTcaacacaacatttgaaaatgaggaAGCCAGCCATTATCAGAGTGAAGTTCAGCTACGCCCACAAACTTATGATCTGCAGGAGAGCAACGTGAACCTCAAGCTGACCGTTGTGCACACTGTAGGGTTTGGAGACCAGATCAACAAAGGGCAAAG CTATAAACCCATTCTTGACTATATTGATGCCCAGTTTGAGAGGTATCTTGAGGAGGAGCTAAAAATAAAACGCGCCTTGTTTAACTGCCATGACACAAGAATCCACATCTGCCTGTATTTCATCGCTCCCACCGGACACTCCCTGAAGTCCCTTGATCTCGTCACTATGAAGAAACTGGACAGCAAGGTGAAC ATTATCCCAGTTATTGCAAAGGCAGACACGGTTTCCAAGAGCGAACTGGACAAACTGAAGATCAAGATAATGAGTGAGCTGGTCAGTAATGGAGTGCAAATTTATCAGTTCCCTACGGAGGATGAAGCTGTTGCAGAGATCAACACCTCCATGAAT ACTCATCTTCCCTTTGCTGTGGTGGGAAGTGTAGAGGACGTTCAAGTGGGAAATAAGATGGTGAAAGCCAGGCTGTATCCCTGGGGATCGGTACAGG TGGAGAATGAAAACCATTGTGATTTTGTGAAGCTGAGGGAGATGCTGCTGCGTGTGAACATGGAGGATCTCCGGGAGCAAACACACGCTCGACACTATGAGCTCTACCGTCGCTGCAAGCTAGAAGAGATGGGCTTCAAGGACACAGGCCCGGACAGCCAGTCGTTCAG CCTTCAGGAAACATATGAAGCAAAGAGAAAGGAGTTCCTCGTAGATCTGCAGCgcaaagaggaggaaatgagacAGATGTTTGTCAACAAAGTAaaagagacagaagcagagctGAAAGACAAGGAAAAAGAG CTTCATGAGAGATTCGAGCAGCTAAAGCGGATGCACcaggaagaaaagaagaatcTGGAGGAGAAAAGACGAGAACTTGAAGAGGAGATGAACGCCTTCAACAGAAGAAAGGTGGCTGCTGAGACACTGATGGGACAGGCTCTTCAAGGCTGCTCACAACCATTCAAGAAGGATAAGGACAAGAAGAA TTGA
- the gabra6a gene encoding gamma-aminobutyric acid receptor subunit alpha-6a, with protein MMPRMAFLTVTLVTFICWISLGSVYGNGKVFSDNITLILDRLLDGYDNRLRPGSGGGVTEVKTDFFVTSFGPVSDVDMDYTMDMFFRQMWVDERLKFEGPTEILRLNNRMVDKIWTPDTFFRNSKKAISHNTTTPNKLFRIMQNGTVLYTMRLTIHADCPMSLMNFPMDGHACPLRFGSYAYTSSEIHFTWRKGLVASVDCPAESMSLLQYDLVGQTLSSEIFKANTGHYSVQVVHFKLQRKLGYYLIQTYIPLIMVVVLSQVSFWINKESVPARTVAGITTVLTMTTLSISARQSLPKVAYATAMDWFIAVCFAFVASALIEFAAVNYLATLQANRLKKQKHRQDKLEVLAAGDDDDESIMSDSLQEGLKRRNHSVCRSEPGDGPPVPIFLQQGSAFPPIPQLAGTSPIDKWSRILFPLAFALFNLVYWYIYLGKDTMERARDA; from the exons ATGATGCCCAGGATGGCCTTCCTGACAGTTACTTTGGTTACTTTTATCTGCTGGATAAG tctTGGAAGTGTATATGGAAATGGGAAGGTTTTCTCTGACAACATTACTCTCATTTTGGATCGACTTTTGGATGGTTATGACAACAGACTGCGACCTGGATCCGGGG GTGGTGTTACGGAGGTGAAAACTGACTTCTTTGTCACCAGCTTTGGACCTGTTTCAGATGTCGATATG GATTACACCATGGACATGTTCTTCCGTCAGATGTGGGTGGATGAGCGGCTAAAATTTGAGGGCCCAACTGAAATCCTGCGGCTGAACAACCGCATGGTGGACAAGATCTGGACCCCAGACACTTTTTTCAGAAACTCCAAGAAGGCCATTTCCCATAACACAACCACACCTAACAAACTCTTCCGCATCATGCAGAACGGGACTGTCCTTTACACCATGAG ACTGACAATCCATGCTGACTGTCCAATGAGTCTGATGAACTTCCCCATGGACGGCCATGCCTGTCCTCTCCGGTTTGGAAGCT ATGCCTACACAAGCAGTGAAATCCATTTCACTTGGAGGAAAGGACTGGTAGCGTCTGTCGATTGTCCCGCTGAGTCTATGAGTCTTTTGCAGTATGATCTGGTGGGGCAGACTTTGTCCAGTGAGATATTCAAAGCAAACACAG GTCACTACTCTGTGCAGGTGGTCCATTTCAAACTCCAGAGGAAGCTGGGCTACTACCTCATACAGACATACATCCCTCTTATAATGGTTGTTGTGCTTTCCCAAGTCTCTTTTTGGATCAACAAAGAGTCTGTTCCTGCACGCACAGTTGCTG GCATCACCACAGTGCTGACCATGACCACCTTGAGCATCAGTGCCAGACAGTCGCTTCCCAAAGTAGCCTATGCCACCGCCATGGACTGGTTCATTGCTGTGTGTTTTGCCTTTGTGGCATCGGCTCTTATTGAGTTTGCAGCAGTAAACTACTTGGCCACACTTCAGGCCAACCGTctgaagaaacagaaacatagaCAAGACAAGCTTGAAGTGTTGGCCGCTGGTGACGATGATGACGAATCAATTATG TCGGACAGCCTTCAGGAAGGCCTGAAGAGGAGAAACCACTCAGTGTGTCGCAGTGAGCCAGGAGATGGACCGCCCGTGCCCATTTTCCTCCAGCAGGGCTCAGCTTTTCCTCCAATCCCGCAGCTGGCCGGCACAAGCCCCATTGACAAGTGGTCCCGCATCCTCTTCCCCCTGGCCTTCGCCCTCTTCAATCTCGTCTACTGGTACATCTACCTTGGCAAAGACACCATGGAGAGGGCCAG
- the nudcd2 gene encoding nudC domain-containing protein 2 produces the protein MSAHFEERSGVVPCKTPWGSWYQTMEEVFIEVNVPHGTSGKEVKCHLGSRDIELHVKGKDVFKGKLFDTTMSDEATWTLEDKCLIRIILMKTNREAGNCWASLLEGEYCANSWVQDQMQRKLTLERFQRENPGFDFSGAEISGNFAGGGPDFSSLQK, from the exons ATGTCGGCGCACTTCGAGGAGAGGAGCGGGGTTGTCCCCTGCAAGACGCCCTGGGGCTCCTGGTACCAGACCATGGAGGAGGTTTTCATCGAAGTCAATGTGCCTCATGGGACGTCTGGGAAAGAGGTCAAGTGTCATCTAGGATCCAGAGACATCGAGCTGCATGTCAAAGGGAAGGACGTTTTCAAG GGAAAGTTGTTTGATACAACCATGTCTGACGAGGCTACATGGACACTTG AGGACAAGTGTCTAATTCGGATCATTCTGATGAAGACAAACCGAGAGGCCGGGAACTGCTGGGCCTCCCTGCTGGAGGGGGAGTACTGTGCGAATTCCTGGGTCCAGGACCAGATGCAGAGGAAGCTCACACTGGAGAGGTTCCAGCGGGAG AATCCTGGATTTGACTTCAGCGGAGCAGAGATATCTGGGAATTTTGCTGGCGGGGGTCCGGACTTTTCCAGTTTACAGAAGTGA